In Vibrio sp. STUT-A11, a genomic segment contains:
- the pflA gene encoding pyruvate formate lyase 1-activating protein, which translates to MSATGRIHSFESCGTVDGPGIRFIVFLQGCLMRCKYCHNRDTWDTHDGKEVTVEEIIAEAKSYRHFMNASGGGITCSGGEAMLQPEFVRDFFRAAKAEGIHTCLDTNGYIRKHTDVIDEVLDSTDLVMLDIKHMKDEIHQDLVGVSNKRTLDFARYLNKIGQTTWIRYVVVPGYTDDPEAAHMLGEFIKDMDNIEKVELLPYHKLGAHKWEALGLEYPLEGVNPPPKETMDEIQSILSQYHPNVKY; encoded by the coding sequence CACTCGTTTGAGTCATGTGGTACCGTAGATGGACCTGGTATTCGTTTTATCGTCTTCTTGCAAGGTTGTTTGATGCGTTGTAAGTATTGTCATAACCGCGATACTTGGGATACACATGACGGTAAAGAAGTTACCGTAGAAGAAATCATTGCGGAGGCGAAATCATACCGCCATTTCATGAACGCGTCTGGCGGTGGTATCACTTGTTCAGGCGGTGAGGCTATGCTTCAACCTGAGTTTGTTCGTGACTTTTTCCGAGCGGCGAAAGCCGAGGGTATTCATACCTGCCTGGATACTAACGGTTATATTCGTAAGCATACTGATGTGATTGACGAAGTACTCGACTCCACTGATCTCGTGATGTTAGACATCAAACACATGAAAGATGAAATTCATCAGGATTTAGTCGGTGTATCGAACAAAAGAACGCTGGATTTTGCCCGCTATCTAAACAAGATCGGCCAAACAACCTGGATTCGCTATGTTGTGGTTCCTGGTTATACAGATGATCCAGAAGCGGCACACATGCTGGGTGAGTTTATCAAAGATATGGACAACATCGAGAAAGTGGAGCTGCTTCCTTACCACAAGCTGGGGGCACATAAATGGGAGGCGCTTGGTTTAGAGTATCCTCTTGAAGGCGTCAATCCGCCGCCTAAAGAGACGATGGATGAAATACAGTCGATTCTTTCTCAGTACCACCCAAATGTAAAATACTAA